The Ovis aries strain OAR_USU_Benz2616 breed Rambouillet chromosome 2, ARS-UI_Ramb_v3.0, whole genome shotgun sequence nucleotide sequence TGATTTGTGGTGCTGCAGGTACTGTGGATAGAGAACTTGCATTCCCAAGAGAGTTTACAATTTTTGTAGAGCTTTTTAGACAATGTTTTACAGGTTGCCCACTTAAAGAATTATTTGATGCTAGTGTGATCTTCTGGGCCAGGTTATCTACTGGTGTAGGCTGAGTGCCTTGGCCACTATTAAGAACTAAGGGAGGTCCATATTTTGGATTAGTAGATATAAGAAGAACATGGCTGCCAGCTCCAAGACCTTGTGGTGGAACAATAAACCGGGCTCCATTAATCATGATCTGAGTACCAGGTGCCAAAGGTGTACTGGTATTGATGACTATTTTTTGCTGGATGCAAGGTTCACTGAGCTGACTCCCTATTACACTAGTTACATTTGACGGTGCTGTAGCAGTGTGAATGGCAGTGACACCTGGAGTAGGACTGTAACTAGGGGTTGGTTTTAAGAAAGCAGGGGACATTTGCTGGTTTGGGAGAGAAGCAAGATTggaaatgttaattattttaccTGGATTTGGTGAAAGGGATGGCAATTCAGTTTGAGGtttatttgtgtttatatttGTTGGCACTGTAGTTGAAACCCCTGGTGACTGAATCTGGACCGAAGTCCGAGATTGTCTTTTAGAAAGAGATACAGAACGTGTGGCTCCTGGTACTGTTGCTGCTTGTGCAACTGTGTTGATTATTTTAGGGGACACAGTCACAGGTGTAGGCAAGGCAACAGTAACAGGGATTTGCAAAGCTGATGTTAGACATTTCGGAGACACTGTTGGTTGTGTAGTTGAAATCAGAACAGATGATGCAAGATGTCCTGTTTTCACAGTTGATATAGCCACAGTGTTTCCGAGATTTGACGTGCAAAGTCTGTTTGACAAACTAGGCATAATTCTTGAAGAGGTATCATTTCCACTGACTAAAACAGGAGGTCGTGTCCCAACTGAGGCAGAGGTTGAGGTCACTGAAACAGAACCCAAAGATACATTTGCTCCTGTTCCTGAAAACATGTTTACTGTTCTTGAAGCAGAAACCACTGATTCATTAACAGGAGTAATATTTTGACTCATAAAATTTGAGCTTACTGGAATTGAACTGCCACTTGTTGACAATGGTAAAACATAGCCCTTGctacttttttcttctccttttgaggTTACATTTTGCAGTATGTTAATTGACGGTAGAGCTGGCACACTGCCTGAAGTATTAACAATTGCTTGGCCTATGTTTAGCCCAATTTTCACATCTTTTATCTGAGACACAGTTGgcgatgaatttatttttattggtgtTCCCACTGTAGATGGAATTAGTACTATCTGGGGCTGTTCTGGAGACTTAACATATGTTTTACTCAATGGAGAAGGAAGAGCTTGTTTTAATGGTTCTGCTACAATAGCTGGGGTTGAAGTGCCACTGGGAATTGCAGCATTTATAAAAACTAATTTCTGGGCAGAAACACCTGGAGATGTTGGTGCTGGTGCCACATTAATCGAAGTTCCACTGCCAGAAGAAAGAACAGATGGAGCTGACACCAGCATAAGTTTCTGCACTGGAGTCCCACTGATAGTATCtccatttgctgctgctgttgcttctgATCTTGTAACAGGGTAACTTTTTGTGACATAATCTACTTGTTGATGTTTAGCTGGTGTACGAACAACATTTGAATTGGTTTGTCCAAAATTTCCTGTTGATACATTAATTACACTTACTGAACTATTTGCTGTTGATGATAATAGAGGGCTAGAAGAAACAGAGGACTTTAAGGGAGAGGAGGGCATGGGTGAAGTTTTATCTAACATATGGCCCAAATTACCACTGCAGGAAGGTTGGCTTAATGTAAATTTAAGATTTTTCCCTGTGGATGGATTAAAGCCAGCTGGAATGGAAACAGAAGTAGGTGCTTGGCCAAAAGATGGGAGACTAGATGTAGCAGTTGTTCCAGCTACTGACGAAAAAGCAGATGATGATGAAGCTGTTGATTTTGGTACCAGAAATGCCTGAAGCTGAGGAGCAATAGTAAAAACTGAACTTGAAGATAAACTGTTGGGTGAATTCTGATCTGGATTGGTCTGTACTTTTACAACTCCAGTGTTTCCGCCTCGTGTCCTAACAAGAATTGACTGTGAATCTCTTATACACACAGTTTTCAGTTCTTGCTTTGCTTCAGAAGAATCAGCAGTTTGTTGTGCAAAACAGTTGAGGGAACTACCGGAATTTGTAGATCCATTTAGTGTTGTTGCTGATAACTGAGGCTGAACTGTTGAGGAAATGGTGGGTGAAGCAATGGGCTGCGGGAATGCGGCAGCTGAAACTGTGTTCTTGACTTTTCCTGCCTCACTCTGGCTAGTCTTAACTGGTGGTGCTAACAAATTACTTATGGAGGTTACAGGTGTCAAAGACTGTGGTCTAGCACTACTCACATTTGACGAAGGGGTAACTGTCTTGTTGAAAGTTGTATTAGGTAGTTGTGTAGAAACAGTTCCTGTTGGGTTGACAAGAACTGATGGTAAAGAAGAGTTTACATTTGCTGTCTGTGGGAAAGGTGAACCATGTTGTTCTGTACCTTTTTGTTGAAGTGGTGGTATTTCTTTTGCAACTGCTTTCCCTTCCTTGTGCTGAATCACAAAATTCTTAGGCAGAATGAGAACCTGTTGCATAATTTTTTCTCCTGATTTAGGATCTAGCATAGGTTGCATCTGAATCTTTACAGAGCTGTTATGAAGATCTATGGGCAACCACTGACCACAGGGCATTTTGTATACCATCTGTAAAGGACCTTTTGTACTGGTGTGGCAGGTCAATGCTGGCTTTATGGGGCTTGCTTCTGGAGGAGATATCACTGGCTTTTCCACAGCAGGGGCACTTCTACCTGTGGAAGGGGGCAGTTGATTTGTTAAGGTCACTTTGTTCCCAATATTCTTTGCAAGCAAGGCCTGAATAGGTTTGGTCCCTTTCTGGAGAGTAGACACTGGTGTTGAATCCAATGAGGCAAACGACTCTGGACACAGTGGCTCTGTATGCTTTGATTCATTCAAACAGTCCATCTGCACATCAC carries:
- the BRD10 gene encoding uncharacterized protein KIAA2026 homolog isoform X3 is translated as MSVPGKPGEMKPVGEEERPPAAAEEEDDDELVAAAPASRPARRSASSREDADDDEEEEEMVVGGGGCKEQELTYELQQGYRILGEFLQEKHRGLTAPFLQPLGGVATREEEAAEGPRGGGRGSRALPQQPGQGMCLLKMEEKFASGQYGGITEFVADFRLMLETCYRQHGVDHWISKQGQKLEMMLEQKLALLSRLREQERKEAEEASQKEIEEWERKLLAQAAPTCMETMWEIPAIGHFLCLAQQILNLPEIVFYELERCLLMPQCNAFLSKIMTSLLSPPHRRPTLHRRPTLPYRTWEAALRQKVQQWYTAVGQTENPDNCAEKLGLCPQFFKVLGEVNPLEEKPFHELPFYQKVWILKGLCDFVYETQKEVQDAVLGQPIHECREVILGYDYLENAYVHFPQFCGADVRIYKQRPFQAPEFPIPPIKIQRVPRIKLEKLKCDYVSASNGEHRCSREGLPSAFRKEQEINFDPTCCPAKTNLDNHDISVETEVKSNCEIRIRRPCEMNITDCCKENLEKPGSPGEVTSFGEPLSPGEIRFIENQEKYGEASRVKLEPSPLKENALKSCQIHVNGSHSDHPDINCHKVVRDILLEQSLQSHKKLKLTKMRAKKKKKKKKKLKDILNENLQRKRESLHSLAFKSYKPEIQNKLLIIKKKAKHKKHKSGKKSISKKAITKKRKTVTKSPTVPEFQLICTNLDELRELITKIENELKDLENNRKKSGKWYHRRQAVKELHSTLIRLLNELLPWEPKLMKAFQRNRSRLKKDYDDFRRQPDHDKFARELWTSEEGEGDPGRETSKVEISSKSVDTTEPLDILEKDHFDSDDMKLSEIDFPMARSKLLKKDLPSKDVLKTLPKTLKRQSKQISYLDDSTKELSPRKKAKLSTNETVVENAEGDVQMDCLNESKHTEPLCPESFASLDSTPVSTLQKGTKPIQALLAKNIGNKVTLTNQLPPSTGRSAPAVEKPVISPPEASPIKPALTCHTSTKGPLQMVYKMPCGQWLPIDLHNSSVKIQMQPMLDPKSGEKIMQQVLILPKNFVIQHKEGKAVAKEIPPLQQKGTEQHGSPFPQTANVNSSLPSVLVNPTGTVSTQLPNTTFNKTVTPSSNVSSARPQSLTPVTSISNLLAPPVKTSQSEAGKVKNTVSAAAFPQPIASPTISSTVQPQLSATTLNGSTNSGSSLNCFAQQTADSSEAKQELKTVCIRDSQSILVRTRGGNTGVVKVQTNPDQNSPNSLSSSSVFTIAPQLQAFLVPKSTASSSSAFSSVAGTTATSSLPSFGQAPTSVSIPAGFNPSTGKNLKFTLSQPSCSGNLGHMLDKTSPMPSSPLKSSVSSSPLLSSTANSSVSVINVSTGNFGQTNSNVVRTPAKHQQVDYVTKSYPVTRSEATAAANGDTISGTPVQKLMLVSAPSVLSSGSGTSINVAPAPTSPGVSAQKLVFINAAIPSGTSTPAIVAEPLKQALPSPLSKTYVKSPEQPQIVLIPSTVGTPIKINSSPTVSQIKDVKIGLNIGQAIVNTSGSVPALPSINILQNVTSKGEEKSSKGYVLPLSTSGSSIPVSSNFMSQNITPVNESVVSASRTVNMFSGTGANVSLGSVSVTSTSASVGTRPPVLVSGNDTSSRIMPSLSNRLCTSNLGNTVAISTVKTGHLASSVLISTTQPTVSPKCLTSALQIPVTVALPTPVTVSPKIINTVAQAATVPGATRSVSLSKRQSRTSVQIQSPGVSTTVPTNINTNKPQTELPSLSPNPGKIINISNLASLPNQQMSPAFLKPTPSYSPTPGVTAIHTATAPSNVTSVIGSQLSEPCIQQKIVINTSTPLAPGTQIMINGARFIVPPQGLGAGSHVLLISTNPKYGPPLVLNSGQGTQPTPVDNLAQKITLASNNSLSGQPVKHCLKSSTKIVNSLGNASSLSTVPAAPQIINPTAKVSVPPSVPTVSLTSVIKSPPATLLAKTSLVSAICSSNPPLPSNTSVFHLDTSVKKLLVSPEGAILNTINTPASKVPSVSPSLSQIVSASRNPASVFPAFQSSGLEKPDTAAS